A section of the Castanea sativa cultivar Marrone di Chiusa Pesio chromosome 12, ASM4071231v1 genome encodes:
- the LOC142618347 gene encoding uncharacterized protein LOC142618347 isoform X2, which translates to MSRGSRSSGGRGFSSGSGFGYGFRGRRARNSDTLDVKVNELEDLHRRSHEAEASGDQNPLGFVKLTGAAAEAAAKEGKPLGSRGEKQMTIDENMRTKQQDLARNSNYGLLDMHDLMFAII; encoded by the exons ATGTCTCGCGGTTCTAGATCCAGCg GGGGCAGAGGCTTCTCTTCAGGTTCAGGTTTTGGTTATGGTTTTCGTGGTCGTCGTGCAAGAAACAGCGACACATTGG acgTGAAGGTAAATGAACTTGAAGATCTTCATCGCCGTTCTCACGAAGCTGAGG CCTCAGGAGACCAGAATCCTCTAGGATTTGTTAAACTTACTGGTGCTGCTGCTGAAGCTGCTGCAAAGGAAGGCAAGCCATTGG GGAGCAGAGGGGAGAAGCAAATGA CAATTGATGAAAACATGCGGACAAAACAACAAGATCTTGCTCGCAATTCTAATTATGGCCTTTTGGATATGCATGACCTCATGTTTGCAATTATATGA
- the LOC142618347 gene encoding uncharacterized protein LOC142618347 isoform X3 yields the protein MSRGSRSSGGRGFSSGSGFGYGFRGRRARNSDTLDVKVNELEDLHRRSHEAEASGDQNPLGFVKLTGAAAEAAAKEGKPLAIDENMRTKQQDLARNSNYGLLDMHDLMFAII from the exons ATGTCTCGCGGTTCTAGATCCAGCg GGGGCAGAGGCTTCTCTTCAGGTTCAGGTTTTGGTTATGGTTTTCGTGGTCGTCGTGCAAGAAACAGCGACACATTGG acgTGAAGGTAAATGAACTTGAAGATCTTCATCGCCGTTCTCACGAAGCTGAGG CCTCAGGAGACCAGAATCCTCTAGGATTTGTTAAACTTACTGGTGCTGCTGCTGAAGCTGCTGCAAAGGAAGGCAAGCCATTGG CAATTGATGAAAACATGCGGACAAAACAACAAGATCTTGCTCGCAATTCTAATTATGGCCTTTTGGATATGCATGACCTCATGTTTGCAATTATATGA
- the LOC142618347 gene encoding uncharacterized protein LOC142618347 isoform X1, which translates to MSRGSRSSGGRGFSSGSGFGYGFRGRRARNSDTLDVKVNELEDLHRRSHEAEASGDQNPLGFVKLTGAAAEAAAKEGKPLAYDDCHELRLMFVPPNPHMCDKINNNILEQLMKTCGQNNKILLAILIMAFWICMTSCLQLYD; encoded by the exons ATGTCTCGCGGTTCTAGATCCAGCg GGGGCAGAGGCTTCTCTTCAGGTTCAGGTTTTGGTTATGGTTTTCGTGGTCGTCGTGCAAGAAACAGCGACACATTGG acgTGAAGGTAAATGAACTTGAAGATCTTCATCGCCGTTCTCACGAAGCTGAGG CCTCAGGAGACCAGAATCCTCTAGGATTTGTTAAACTTACTGGTGCTGCTGCTGAAGCTGCTGCAAAGGAAGGCAAGCCATTGG CTTATGATGACTGTCATGAGCTTAGACTAATGTTTGTACCTCCAAACCCTCATATGTGCGACAAAATCAATAACAATATCCTTGAG CAATTGATGAAAACATGCGGACAAAACAACAAGATCTTGCTCGCAATTCTAATTATGGCCTTTTGGATATGCATGACCTCATGTTTGCAATTATATGACTGA